From the Streptomyces syringium genome, one window contains:
- a CDS encoding ATP-dependent DNA helicase UvrD2: MTAATHSSLFPQVPDSADAVLDGLDPEQREVATALSGPVCVLAGAGTGKTRAITHRIAYGVRSGLLQPSSVLAVTFTNRAAGEMRGRLRQLGAGGVQARTFHSAALRQLQYFWPKAVGGEVPRLVERKIQLVAESAARCRVRLDRNELRDVTGEIEWSKVTQTVPEDYPAAAAKTGREAPRDPAEIARIYGMYEQLKRDRGVIDFEDVLLLTVGVLQDRHDIAETVRRQYQHFVVDEYQDVSPLQQRLLELWLGDRDNLCVVGDASQTIYSFTGATPDYLLDFRVRHPQATVVKLIRDYRSTPQVVRLANGLLAQARGRAAEHRLELVSQRESGPEPHYCAYGDEPAEAEGTARRVRDLIDSGVPASEIAILYRINAQSEVYEQALADAGVPYQLRGAERFFERPEVREAGLLLRGAARAGGADAQIADADDVPSQVRAVLGTRGWTAEPPAGSGAVRDRWESLAALVRLAEDFVRAKPAATLADLVAELDERASAQHAPTVEGVTLASLHAAKGLEWDAVFLVGLTEGMMPITYAKTDEQVEEERRLLYVGVTRARRHLSLSWALSRAPGGRASRRPSRFLNGLRPGSAAPRPGAAGAAAGQGGVERGAAARRKRRGPALCRVCGRTLTDAGEIKLMRCEDCPSELDEALYERLRDWRAGQAELLGQPAYCVFTDKTLLAIAEAVPGTESELSCISGVGGRKLDKFGADVLALCSGREPMSSDAPSDATEDSPEK; encoded by the coding sequence GTGACAGCAGCAACGCACTCCTCTCTCTTCCCGCAGGTCCCTGACTCTGCCGACGCGGTGCTCGACGGGCTCGACCCCGAGCAGCGCGAGGTGGCCACGGCCCTGAGCGGACCGGTGTGCGTGCTGGCCGGAGCCGGTACGGGCAAGACCCGGGCGATCACCCATCGCATCGCTTACGGCGTCCGCTCCGGGCTGCTCCAGCCGTCGAGTGTGCTCGCGGTCACCTTCACCAACCGCGCGGCGGGCGAGATGCGCGGCCGGCTGCGCCAGCTCGGCGCGGGCGGTGTCCAGGCCCGCACCTTCCACTCCGCCGCCCTGCGGCAGCTCCAGTACTTCTGGCCGAAGGCCGTCGGTGGTGAGGTGCCCCGCCTCGTCGAGCGCAAGATCCAGCTCGTGGCGGAGTCCGCCGCCCGCTGCCGGGTCCGCCTCGACCGCAATGAGCTGCGTGATGTGACGGGCGAGATCGAGTGGTCGAAGGTCACCCAGACCGTCCCCGAGGACTATCCGGCCGCCGCCGCCAAGACCGGCCGCGAGGCCCCCCGCGATCCCGCCGAGATCGCCCGGATCTACGGGATGTACGAGCAGCTCAAGCGCGACCGCGGAGTGATCGACTTCGAGGACGTGCTGCTGCTGACCGTCGGCGTCCTCCAGGACCGGCACGACATCGCCGAGACGGTCCGCCGCCAGTACCAGCACTTCGTCGTCGACGAGTACCAGGACGTGAGCCCGCTCCAGCAGCGGCTCCTGGAGCTGTGGCTCGGGGACCGGGACAATCTGTGCGTCGTCGGCGACGCCAGCCAGACCATCTACTCCTTCACCGGCGCCACCCCGGACTATCTGCTCGACTTCCGCGTCCGCCACCCGCAGGCCACGGTCGTGAAGCTGATCCGCGACTACCGCTCCACCCCCCAGGTGGTGCGCCTGGCCAACGGCCTGCTGGCCCAGGCCCGCGGCCGGGCCGCCGAGCACCGCTTGGAGCTGGTCTCCCAGCGCGAGTCCGGCCCCGAGCCCCACTACTGCGCCTACGGGGACGAGCCGGCCGAGGCCGAGGGCACCGCCCGCCGGGTCCGGGACCTGATCGACTCCGGGGTGCCCGCGAGCGAGATCGCGATCCTCTACCGCATCAACGCCCAGTCCGAGGTCTACGAGCAGGCCCTCGCCGACGCCGGGGTGCCCTATCAGCTGCGCGGCGCCGAGCGGTTCTTCGAGCGGCCCGAGGTGCGCGAGGCCGGGCTGCTGCTGCGCGGCGCGGCCCGCGCAGGCGGTGCGGACGCACAGATCGCCGACGCCGATGACGTGCCCTCCCAGGTGCGCGCCGTGCTCGGCACCCGTGGATGGACGGCCGAGCCGCCCGCCGGGTCGGGCGCGGTCCGCGACCGCTGGGAGTCCCTCGCGGCCCTGGTGCGGCTCGCCGAGGACTTCGTGCGGGCCAAGCCGGCCGCCACCCTCGCCGATCTCGTGGCCGAGCTGGACGAGCGGGCCTCCGCCCAGCACGCGCCGACCGTGGAAGGTGTGACTCTCGCCTCACTTCACGCGGCCAAGGGCCTGGAGTGGGACGCCGTCTTCCTGGTCGGGCTCACCGAAGGCATGATGCCGATCACTTACGCCAAGACCGATGAGCAGGTCGAGGAGGAGCGTCGGCTCCTCTATGTCGGCGTCACCCGGGCCCGCCGTCACCTCTCCCTCTCCTGGGCGCTCTCCCGCGCCCCCGGCGGCCGTGCGTCCCGGCGCCCCAGCCGCTTCCTGAACGGGCTGCGGCCGGGCTCCGCCGCACCCCGCCCGGGAGCGGCCGGCGCAGCGGCGGGCCAGGGGGGTGTGGAGCGCGGCGCCGCCGCCCGGCGGAAGCGACGCGGACCGGCCCTGTGCCGGGTCTGCGGGCGGACGTTGACGGATGCGGGCGAGATCAAACTGATGCGCTGCGAGGACTGTCCCTCGGAGCTCGACGAGGCGCTCTACGAGCGGCTGCGCGACTGGCGGGCCGGACAGGCCGAGCTGCTGGGCCAGCCTGCCTACTGCGTCTTCACCGACAAGACACTTCTCGCGATCGCCGAGGCCGTTCCGGGAACCGAATCGGAGCTTTCCTGCATCTCAGGTGTCGGAGGACGGAAGCTCGACAAGTTCGGTGCCGATGTCCTGGCTCTCTGCTCCGGCCGTGAGCCGATGTCGTCGGACGCGCCTTCGGACGCGACCGAAGACTCTCCCGAAAAATAG